One stretch of Gambusia affinis linkage group LG05, SWU_Gaff_1.0, whole genome shotgun sequence DNA includes these proteins:
- the zgc:113232 gene encoding collagen alpha-1(I) chain codes for MGASRDKVSLLSGLLLLLLCVTSSLCQDEYSGYHSGEKHTYESSAVDHYNDKGSRRPEHQPEPTQYYDEEQQLVEENYDPPRVTMVTEDIFPFAMTTEPHYAKEDTETMQVPFKFPAGPETDSSEESGGDAALGEEGPTECDCEPGEPGFAGFAGPKGSRGLQGQTGLPGIQGREGYKGAKGVRGRGGDTGPVGDAGPEGEEGASGFSGGMGEPGLQGDPGERGELGLKGDVGMEGPRGGGGAAGETGPPGDPGPPGSRGGKGVKGSRGDLGNQGPQGKDGNKGQTGAPGFPGDVGERGNAGYPGQTGPFGPNGPKGSKGLGGFPGSNGDPGDDGPIGVPGVIGEPGPFGVKGSKGDRGVRGPRGRLGRVGAQGEPGDAGIPGKPGPKGLQGPTGAKGETGPDGEKGAGGRKGLKGEKGQKGVKGVQGDRGQRGPVGTGGRNGVPGPVGPPGVPGSRGDRGPIGDPGGKGRMGPKGAPGPAGPGLTDEQILQLCRGVVTAHLAQYAASIRTKCTQGCPINNRTLIGPPGARGPAGPPGRAGKAGKAGEKGARGVQGQRGLEGQKGAEGQRGPKGAKGTTGDPGKGLQGPDGPQGPRGEQGHQAEPKNGTEGPRGPRGFPGSVGPPGSVGIPGVPGFCEMRDCGIYAPVMRKEQGLVKGPASSNI; via the exons ATGGGAGCCTCCAGGGATAAG gTTTCCCTCCTCTCAgggcttctgctgctgctgctgtgtgtcacCTCGTCTCTCTGCCAGGATGAATACTCTGGATACCACTCAG GTGAGAAGCACACCTATGAGTCGTCTGCAGTCGACCACTATAACGACAAAGGCTCTCGTCGACCCG agcaTCAACCTGAGCCCACTCAGTACTATGATGAGGAGCAGCAGCTAGTGGAGGAGAATTATGACCCACCCAGGGTTACCATGGTCACTGAGGACATCTTTCCTTTTGCCATGACCACAGAGCCCCACTACGCCAAGGAGGACACAGAGACCATGCAG GTACCTTTTAAATTCCCAGCCGGACCGGAAACAGACTCCTCAGAGGAGTCGGGAGGTGATGCGGCTCTTGGAGAGGAGGGGCCGACCGAGTGTGACTGTGAACCTGGAGAACCCGGTTTTGCTGGTTTTGCAGGACCAAAG GGGTCCAGAGGTCTACAAGGTCAAACTGGCCTGCCTGGCATCCAAGGTAGAGAG GGATATAAAGGAGCTAAAGGAGTTcggggaagaggaggagacacTGGACCTGTT GGTGATGCTGGacctgaaggagaagaaggagctTCTGGTTTCTCTGGCGGGATG ggaGAACCTGGACTTCAGGGTGACCCAGGTGAGCGTGGAGAGCTCGGTCTGAAG GGTGATGTCGGTATGGAGGGCccgcgaggaggaggaggagctgctggtgaGACT GGGCCTCCCGGTGACCCAGGGCCTCCGGGGTCGAGAGGAGGTAAAGGTGTCAag gGTTCTCGTGGTGACCTGGGTAATCAGGGCCCTCAGGGAAAAGATGGAAAcaag GGTCAAACTGGAGCGCCCGGGTTTCCAGGTGACGTTGGAGAAAGAGGCAACGCT GGTTATCCAGGACAAACAGGACCTTTTGGGCCAAATGGACCAAAG GGCTCTAAAGGGCTGGGTGGCTTTCCAGGAAGCAATGGTGACCCTGGGGACGAT GGTCCAATAGGAGTCCCAGGTGTGATAGGAGAACCGGGGCCATTTGGTGTCAAG GGCAGTAAAGGGGATCGTGGTGTTCGAGGACCCCGGGGCAGACTGGGCAGAGTG GGAGCTCAAGGAGAACCTGGAGATGCTGGAATACCAGGAAAACCTGGACCCAAAGGTCTGCAGGGTCCAACA GGAGCCAAAGGGGAGACTGGACCTGATGGCGAGAAG GGTGCAGGAGGCCGGAAAGGCCTGAAGGGGGAGAAAGGCCAAAAG gGAGTAAAAGGTGTCCAAGGAGACAGAGGACAG CGAGGACCAGTAGGCACAGGAGGCCGTAACGGCGTCCCAGGTCCTGTTGGGCCACCCGGCGTCCCTGGCTCCAGAGGAGACCGCGGTCCAATCGGTGACCCTGGTGGCAAAGGTCGTATGGGACCAAAAGGAGCTCCAGGTCCAGCT GGTCCTGGTCTGACCGATGAACAgatcctgcagctctgcagaggcGTGGTCACGGCCCACTTAGCCCAGTACGCCGCCTCAATCCGAACCAAGTGCACCCAGGGCTGCCCCATCAACAACCGGACTCTGATTGGGCCTCCAGGGGCCAGGGGACCAGCGGGGCCACCTGGCAGAGCT GGCAAAGCAGGAAAAGCTGGAGAGAAGGGAGCCAGAGGTGTTCAAGGACAGAGAGGACTGGAGGGACAAAAAGGAGCTGAGGGACAAAGAG GTCCGAAGGGAGCTAAAGGCACGACAGGAGATCCAGGTAAAGGCCTGCAGGGTCCAGATGGACCACAGGGACCCAGAG gtgAACAAGGTCACCAAGCAGAACCCAAAAATGGGACAGAGGGCCCACGCGGGCCCCGTGGTTTCCCTGGCTCGGTTGGGCCACCTGGTTCGGTCGGGATCCCGGGCGTGCCGGGATTCTGCGAGATGCGGGACTGTGGCATTTATGCACCGGTGATGCGCAAAGAGCAGGGCCTGGTGAAAGGACCCGCAAGCTCAAACATCTGA
- the snrnp48 gene encoding U11/U12 small nuclear ribonucleoprotein 48 kDa protein, which yields MSDPVQSEALQDRLDRLQELTEFTETCQKQLKELFETLGWSQENDEDFDQEPMEQCPYDSNHVVPVRTLEKHKASCMLRRMGYSAEEQEEMCDPSVCYESRNIKTFLMDKSTQHQVILQARSAAPLMKMEGVFWQGQYSGQPVDVPQNHKRAVCDLTVADRLALYDHVVGVLGQQSETASSNEDLYVDLVSKLKKDEQQNEPKSHLELMAEMRDYKRRRQSYRAKNVHITKKSYTEVIREVISVHSEELAREWKEEEDENHSSRSAQSPPGRWLDRRRSKSSESHHSHGKRRRSRERSRERSQEKERKKKKKKKERDSRSPDGHHHDRKKKKKKKDDREKDK from the exons ATGTCGGACCCTGTTCAGTCGGAAGCCCTTCAGGACCGCCTGGACCGTCTACAGGAGCTGACAGAATTTACTGAGACGTGCCAGAAACAGTTAAAGGAACTATTTGAAACGTTGGGATGGTCGCAGGAGAACGATGAGGACTTCGATCAG GAACCAATGGAGCAATGTCCTTATGACTCCAACCACGTAGTCCCAGTCAGAAccttagaaaaacacaaagcttcCTGCATGCTCCGGAGAATGGGTTACTCTGCTGAGGAACAG GAAGAGATGTGTGATCCCTCTGTTTGTTATGAAAGCAGAAACATCAAGACTTTTTTAATGG acaAGTCAACCCAGCACCAGGTTATCCTTCAGGCTAGATCTGCAGCTCCACTGATGAAGATGGAAGGCGTCTTCTGGCAAG GTCAGTACTCTGGCCAACCCGTCGATGTGCCACAGAACCACAAGCGGGCGGTGTGTGACCTCACTGTTGCAGACCGATTGGCTCTTTACGATCATGTGGTCGGCGTCCTCGGCCAGCAGAGTGAGACTGCGTCTTCCAACGAGGATCTCTACGTAGATCTGgtttcaaaacttaaaaaag ATGAACAGCAGAATGAGCCAAAGAGTCACCTGGAGCTGATGGCAGAGATGAGGGACTACAAGAGGCGACGTCAGTCCTACAGAGCCAAGAACGTCCACATCACTAAGAAATCCTACACTGAA GTAATCAGAGAGGTGATCAGTGTCCATTCAGAGGAACTTGCCAGAGagtggaaggaggaggaggatgagaaTCACTCATCTAGATCTGCTCAATCTCCTCCAgg TCGCTGGCTGGATAGAAGACGGTCGAAATCCTCAGAGTCGCATCATTCGCACGGTAAGCGCCGTCGCAGCAGAGAACGAAGTCGAGAACGAAGCcaagaaaaagagaggaagaagaagaagaaaaagaaggagag GGATTCCCGATCCCCTGATGGTCACCACCAtgacaggaagaagaagaagaaaaagaaagatgacaGGGAGAAGGACAAGTGA
- the LOC122831279 gene encoding uncharacterized protein LOC122831279, with protein sequence MKILIVIVVTLHLVIGATKNELQYGDIIATARGSRFTYKHYGIYLDKKRFKDQTADDNIFHFIGFRRKAPLGGCIFDKVDLKDYEKDNYLDKIENYKNKVSTDEITKRIEEKYKSCGKDPKTDIWEAFSNNCEHLANYIRYGEKISLQIGQKAAALVRNPKKTKDEINQIKQQLKGSEVACDDTCKKQGTEIMKQDPDVENSANTKTG encoded by the exons ATGAAGATCCTGATTGTGATAGTTGTGACCTTACACCTGGTCATTGGAGCAACTAAGAATGAA CTACAATATGGTGACATCATTGCCACGGCTCGTGGCTCCAGATTTACTTACAAGCACTATGGTATTTATCTGGATAAAAAGAGATTCAAAGACCAAACTGCAGATGACAACATATTCCACTTTATAG GTTTTCGTAGAAAAGCACCCTTGGGTGGCTGCATCTTTGATAAAGTTGATCTCAAAGATTATGAGAAGGATAATTATCTggacaaaatagaaaactacaaaaacaaagtatcgACAGATGAAATAACAAAGCGAATTGAAGAGAAGTATAAAAGCTGTGGGAAAGACCCAAAAACCGATATTTGGGAAGCCTTCTCCAACAACTGCGAACATCTGGCTAATTACATACGATACGGAGAGAAAATTTCACTGCAG ATTGGCcagaaagcagcagctttgGTGCGCAACCCCAAGAAAACCAAggatgaaataaatcaaataaaacaacaattgaAAGGATCGGAGGTTGCATGTGATGACACTTGCAAAAAACAAGGAACTGAAATTATGAAGCAGGATCCAGATGTTGAGAACAGCGCCAACACAAAGACGGGCTAA